A DNA window from Staphylococcus warneri contains the following coding sequences:
- a CDS encoding CapA family protein, whose translation MKKKKRLTPSEWLLKQSKRHKRRNTLYTAIVLLIALVLIVFAIRAVKVVPVKSDAKDPSSIRMTYLGNITLNKHIRQNNLNSVFSGLQDPLKNSDFSTASLLVNDFSNDPKKEIEKNLENIMFLKKQNIKSVNLINQTADNVTARDLMEKVESQAGYNFLTGNGSNPINSKTIQQNIKGKKIANVSFTDVESNYAEPLKNTTSISLDPDIFYPLIKKLKENNDYVVVNVDWGIPNERNVTDRQREYAHALSKAGADVIIGHNSVIQKVEKYKNTPIFYSLGNTTSDDFLSKNQKGMVVQDDWKGKKHKFHLTPIQSKDGKISQDDMNKMDHKRFHNNIKDQSINLKKADDGGYTFEY comes from the coding sequence ATGAAAAAGAAAAAACGATTAACGCCAAGCGAATGGTTGCTCAAACAATCTAAACGACATAAGCGTAGAAATACGTTGTATACAGCCATCGTCCTACTTATCGCTTTAGTATTAATAGTCTTCGCTATTCGCGCGGTCAAAGTAGTACCAGTTAAGAGTGATGCGAAAGATCCTAGTAGTATCCGAATGACATATTTAGGTAACATTACATTAAATAAACATATTCGCCAAAATAATCTCAATAGCGTCTTTTCTGGTTTGCAAGATCCGTTGAAAAATAGTGATTTCTCAACAGCATCGCTATTAGTTAATGACTTTTCAAATGATCCTAAGAAAGAAATTGAAAAGAATTTAGAAAATATCATGTTCTTAAAGAAACAAAATATTAAAAGTGTCAATTTAATTAACCAAACAGCCGACAATGTTACAGCTAGAGACTTAATGGAAAAAGTAGAATCGCAAGCAGGATACAACTTCTTAACGGGTAATGGTTCAAACCCAATCAACAGTAAAACAATTCAACAAAATATTAAAGGTAAGAAAATTGCGAATGTATCTTTTACAGATGTTGAATCCAATTATGCAGAGCCGCTAAAAAATACGACGTCTATTAGTTTAGATCCTGATATTTTTTATCCATTAATCAAAAAGTTAAAAGAAAATAATGATTACGTCGTTGTTAATGTCGATTGGGGCATTCCTAATGAAAGAAATGTTACAGATCGTCAAAGAGAATATGCACATGCGTTATCAAAAGCAGGTGCTGATGTCATTATCGGTCATAATTCAGTTATTCAAAAAGTTGAAAAATATAAAAACACACCTATTTTTTATAGCCTAGGAAATACGACTTCAGATGATTTCCTATCTAAAAACCAAAAAGGTATGGTTGTTCAAGATGATTGGAAAGGTAAAAAACATAAGTTCCATCTTACACCAATACAATCTAAAGACGGTAAAATCTCACAAGATGATATGAATAAGATGGATCATAAACGTTTTCATAATAATATTAAAGATCAGTCAATCAATCTTAAAAAAGCTGACGATGGAGGTTATACATTTGAATATTAA
- a CDS encoding gamma-glutamyltransferase: MNIYNKATLTVILIITIIISFVFYYFTSDEKVDKDKLYENKIANHKKPGTKNYGVASNNAIATKIGEKVIEDGGNATDAAFAVSYALAVTEPHSSGLGGGGATLTYDGKDGQVPNLYEYKTYSSYNFKQGDKIGTPGFVRGMHDMHEKEGKMDEKKLFDYVIPLAKDGFEVDSELERSLKIYGSKIDRNSPFFKGKQTVREGDVVKQEKLADTLTKIRDKGPDYFYKDVGKSVSKQLDNKLTEKDFTTFKTEKKEPVSTDYLGNKVYSASNPLGGTLTLQGLKIDEKENQDTADRNSYIKGILESRDIMYSNRDVVNGAEPSSEEHLSDDYLLGELNKVNVGTAGEGGSDFNPIQTDNTSTTHFVVIDKQGKVASTTNTLSSYFGSGDFMKEGFYMNNSLGDFSKSPSSPNYGEKHKAPRSFISPSIIVGTDFYMGIGTPGGNKIPTMLNEVIVDYLRGDGTLQEAVDKPRFYNDGGTIYYENSIDDKDLDIFKSMGYAVKEKRNDPNFGSVQGAVYDKKNKKVDVGSDVGNR, translated from the coding sequence ATGAACATATATAATAAAGCAACCTTGACTGTCATTTTAATTATTACCATTATTATTTCGTTTGTCTTTTATTACTTCACCTCAGATGAAAAGGTAGATAAAGATAAGCTATATGAAAATAAAATAGCTAATCATAAAAAGCCAGGAACTAAAAATTATGGTGTTGCATCCAATAATGCAATTGCTACAAAAATAGGTGAAAAAGTAATAGAAGATGGCGGTAATGCAACAGACGCAGCATTTGCAGTGTCATATGCATTAGCAGTGACTGAGCCACATTCATCTGGATTAGGTGGCGGTGGCGCAACGCTAACGTACGATGGTAAAGATGGCCAAGTACCAAACTTATACGAATATAAAACGTATTCTTCTTATAACTTTAAACAAGGTGATAAAATCGGTACCCCTGGGTTTGTAAGAGGGATGCATGATATGCATGAAAAAGAAGGTAAGATGGATGAGAAGAAACTCTTTGATTACGTTATTCCACTTGCTAAAGATGGATTTGAAGTCGATTCAGAGTTAGAGCGTAGCTTGAAAATATATGGTTCTAAAATTGATCGAAATTCACCATTCTTTAAAGGTAAACAAACAGTGCGTGAAGGCGATGTTGTAAAACAGGAAAAACTAGCAGATACGTTAACTAAAATACGTGACAAAGGTCCCGATTACTTCTACAAAGATGTAGGTAAAAGCGTTTCTAAACAACTAGATAATAAACTAACTGAAAAAGACTTTACGACATTTAAGACTGAAAAGAAAGAACCAGTAAGTACAGATTATTTAGGTAACAAAGTTTATTCAGCATCTAATCCACTAGGTGGGACATTAACACTACAAGGTCTGAAAATTGATGAAAAGGAAAATCAAGATACCGCTGATCGAAATAGCTATATTAAAGGTATCTTGGAATCCCGAGATATCATGTATAGTAACCGTGATGTTGTTAATGGCGCAGAGCCAAGTAGTGAAGAACATTTATCTGATGACTACTTATTAGGTGAACTTAATAAAGTCAATGTTGGTACAGCAGGCGAAGGTGGTAGTGATTTCAATCCTATCCAAACAGATAACACCAGTACAACACACTTTGTTGTGATTGATAAACAAGGTAAAGTTGCAAGTACAACAAACACGTTATCAAGTTACTTTGGTTCTGGTGACTTTATGAAAGAAGGCTTCTATATGAATAACTCATTAGGCGACTTCTCTAAATCACCATCAAGTCCAAACTATGGTGAAAAGCATAAAGCACCACGTTCATTTATTTCACCATCTATCATCGTTGGTACAGATTTCTATATGGGTATCGGTACACCAGGTGGTAACAAGATTCCAACGATGTTAAATGAAGTCATAGTCGATTATTTAAGAGGTGACGGTACGTTACAAGAAGCAGTAGATAAACCACGTTTCTATAATGATGGTGGCACGATTTACTATGAAAATTCGATTGATGATAAAGATTTAGACATCTTCAAGAGTATGGGATATGCTGTGAAAGAAAAGCGTAACGATCCAAACTTTGGTAGTGTTCAAGGCGCTGTGTATGATAAGAAAAACAAAAAGGTAGATGTCGGATCTGACGTTGGTAACAGATAA
- a CDS encoding MBL fold metallo-hydrolase — protein sequence MTNQYKDNQSQPYNQLHQIAQGLYATPTTQLPFDPRFEFKSFILEREGDNIVIYHSGHLKDVQPDIQQLGGAAKVLMNHDHESLGGPNQLDIPYIIHQDDAKALTRSIAIQDYFNERQMLYDDLEVIPTPGHTPGTTMFLWDNGEHRYLFTGDFLCFEGDSWRTVILGSSDRERSIQSLELIKTLDFDVLVPWVSIKEGPFAYFVENEEEKQQQIQNIIDRVRNGENS from the coding sequence ATGACCAATCAATATAAAGATAATCAATCACAACCATATAATCAATTACACCAAATTGCTCAAGGACTTTATGCAACGCCAACAACTCAATTACCTTTTGATCCTCGTTTTGAATTTAAATCATTTATTTTAGAACGTGAAGGTGACAATATAGTCATTTATCACTCTGGTCATTTAAAAGACGTTCAACCAGACATTCAACAATTGGGAGGCGCTGCTAAAGTTTTAATGAATCATGATCATGAATCTTTAGGCGGCCCTAATCAACTTGATATACCGTATATCATACACCAAGATGATGCCAAGGCACTCACGCGCTCAATAGCAATTCAAGATTATTTCAATGAACGCCAAATGTTATATGATGATTTAGAAGTGATTCCTACACCAGGACATACACCTGGTACGACGATGTTTCTATGGGATAACGGTGAGCATCGTTACTTATTTACTGGCGACTTCTTATGTTTCGAAGGTGACTCATGGCGTACTGTTATATTAGGCTCTAGTGATAGAGAACGCTCGATTCAAAGCCTTGAATTGATTAAAACGTTAGACTTTGATGTGCTCGTACCTTGGGTTTCTATTAAAGAAGGTCCATTTGCTTATTTTGTTGAAAATGAAGAGGAAAAGCAACAACAAATTCAAAATATTATTGACCGTGTCCGTAATGGAGAAAATAGTTAA